A genomic segment from Diospyros lotus cultivar Yz01 chromosome 5, ASM1463336v1, whole genome shotgun sequence encodes:
- the LOC127801440 gene encoding DNA polymerase zeta catalytic subunit isoform X2 yields MEDSQPQPSQNNVFSVRIVSIDYYMAAPIPDLDICYSSFQGQKTCLHIHRALPYLYIPFADLMLESVQEGDACTQLISLSLEKVLKLKASAGLKRQHVHGCSLVRARRFYGYHSSEELFVKIYLYHPHDVSRAANLLLGGAVLDRSFQPHESHIPFLLQFLVDYNLYGMAHLHASKMKFRHPVPNASGRERYRCNETRLGRDNPTYTSEGFQADSRGDESLRSPIWISSTVPDGWIWECQCQLESSSCEDVHHVKRQSTCELEGDITVDEILNQQFKMYSSLSQTRSDLKMVQSLIPIWEEYERTGVHDVALASDPEKPLPKDVLRTLSLGLDEFECKFVEHCKETANDLPCTQSEKVLTRYSTVEGTMVEVGLCDMKEAGGEALKCLKLGSKTGMVLPPDLPCEHDNIIVPGEGKLLYPKQLLASDMQPTTTKTTMQSSDVKVVDKEAMGLLGWLASSQAAEDINSDDDLACETILTPLLPATTIDKVLEKANMDFESESQQECKDILDSVENLIDFEVIGERTSSTNHNYLNQSSSGIPQMDGSADDQNSIPDNDKSSMEISNEIKRFLDDDVQQVTRASLTSSSKRSKPLWGSLPFSSKQEMNDVVQPPSKCYNEMNKHKFTGSIVGNDADIVYVSKEESTLVGCSVRDLMRKKRCFHSEPSEFESQGIQKAVSKEELHQKQLSTGILQNHGQDIQEMSIGHCKKDNMDEPQFVGSMEPETFDSCIGKSDRQVKDTNLSVPPSSVSSAITLGENSVELIGMTFHKKPPLLNQTVGTLDTPMSYANIAQRNFLQGEESFERTSAVQRQLIEEFPPFFGKDCLVDGDIQKKSPSSNELDHHECVIGVPTHYQNDGSYLYMLTPVFSPPSADTVSRWLLHDNSVDDLGEHTKAVSVDSPSPKGFSGSQISSQGSLIDEKHSPQCGSVFRADHVMDEQKQQSHKDLITEINPCVVGENAIGQIEYNIVKQEECSDCPLDISQISGPDGKSKPTPLSQIGFQDPASFGGGQQLTLLSIEVQAETRGDLRPDPRFDAVNIIVLAFQEDNDSSLDVYVLLRSDTDHHSNLNGISGCKMLVSLEEKQLFSHFMNIICSTDPDILIGWDIQGSSLGFLAERAIHLGINLLNCISRISTKTKVAAKESSLSEGGLPEPVDTESIPLEDPVIEDEWGRTHASGIHVGGRVVLNVWRLMRGELKLNMYTVEAVTEAVLRRKVPSIPYKVLARWFSSGPGQARYRCIEYMVGRANLNLEIINQLDMINRTSELARIFGIDFFSVLSRGSQYRVESMFLRLAHTQNYVAISPGSQQVASQPAMECLPLVMEPESGFYMDPVVVLDFQSLYPSMIIAYNLCFCTCLGNIMPSKANTLGVSSYSPDLHVLRSLKDEILLTPNGVMYVPSKVRKGVLPRLLEEILSTRIMVKQAMKKLASSQQVLRRIFNARQLALKLIANVTYGYTAAGFSGRMPCAELADSIVQCGRRTLENAISFVNSHDKWKAEVIYGDTDSMFVLLRGRSIKEAFEIGNDIASAVTAANPNPVTLKMEKVYHPCFLLTKKRYVGYSYENPDQVKPIFDAKGIETVRRDTCPAVAKIMEQSLRIFFEHKDIHKVKAYLLRQWTRILSGRVSLQDFVFAKEVRLGAYSSRTSSSLPPAAIVATKAMRVDPRAEPRYAERIPYVVVHGEPGSRLVDMVVDPLDLLAINSPFRLNDTYYITKQIIPALQRVFGLVGADLNQWFSDMPRPVREFVAKRHSFPPSSHRTRIDYYYLSKHCILCGDLVQGAAHLCGKCSKNKAASVTAIVGRTSKLEKEIQHLAAICRHCGGGDWLLESGVKCTSLACSVFYERRKVQKELQSLSSIATDAGLYPRCMVEWF; encoded by the exons GTTGACTATAATTTGTACGGCATGGCTCACCTACATGCGTCAAAGATGAAGTTCCGTCATCCTGTCCCAAATGCTTCTGGTCGGGAAAGGTATCGCTGCAATGAGACTAGACTGGGGAGAGATAATCCAACTTACACATCTGAAGGTTTTCAG GCAGATTCCCGTGGAGATGAATCATTGCGTTCACCAATTTGGATCTCATCCACTGTTCCAGATGGCTGGATCTGGGAATGTCAATGCCAACTTGAATCTTCATCCTGTGAAGATGTCCACCATGTTAAACGGCAAAGCACCTGTGAACTTGAGGGTGATATTACTGTAGATG AGATACTTAATCAGCAGTTTAAGATGTactcatctctctctcaaacacGTTCAGATTTGAAAATGGTTCAGTCACTGATACCAATTTGGGAG GAGTATGAGAGGACTGGGGTGCATGACGTAGCATTAGCTTCTGATCCTGAAAAACCACTTCCAAAAGACGTCTTAAGGACTCTCTCCCTTGGGCTTGATGAATTTGAATGTAAatttgttgaacattgcaaGGAAACAGCAAATGATTTGCCTTGCACACAATCTGAGAAAGTGCTAACGAGATATTCAACCGTTGAGGGAACTATGGTCGAAGTTGGGCTCTGTGACATGAAAGAAGCTGGTGGAGAAGCtttgaaatgtttgaaattaGGTAGCAAAACAGGGATGGTGTTGCCACCGGATTTGCCCTGTGAACATGACAATATTATTGTACCTGGAGAGGGAAAATTGTTGTATCCTAAACAATTGCTTGCCAGTGACATGCaaccaacaacaacaaaaacaacaatgcAAAGTTCTGATGTGAAG GTTGTGGATAAGGAGGCAATGGGGCTCCTGGGTTGGCTTGCCTCCTCTCAGGCTGCAGAAGATATAAACTCTGATGATGACTTAGCTTGTGAAACTATTTTGACTCCTCTGTTACCTGCAACAACCATTGATAAGGTGTTGGAAAAAGCTAATATGGATTTTGAAAGTGAATCTCAACAGGAATGCAAAGACATTCTTGATTCAGTTGAAAATTTAATTGACTTTGAAGTCATAGGAGAAAGAACTTCTTCCACGAATCATAATTATTTGAACCAATCTTCATCAGGGATACCCCAAATGGATGGTTCTGCTGACGATCAAAATTCTATACCTGATAATGACAAGTCTTCGATGGAAATATCCAATGAAATTAAGAGGTTTCTTGATGATGATGTGCAACAAGTAACTCGTGCAAGCTTGACCAGTTCAAGCAAAAGAAGTAAGCCACTATGGGGTTCTTTACCATTTTCATCTAAGCAAGAGATGAATGATGTTGTACAACCTCCTAGTAAATGCTACAATGAAATGAACAAACACAAGTTTACAGGTTCTATAGTGGGAAATGATGCAGATATAGTTTATGTGTCAAAGGAAGAAAGTACACTAGTTGGATGTTCTGTGCGTGATTTGATGAGGAAAAAGCGATGTTTCCACTCAGAGCCTTCTGAATTTGAGAGTCAAGGGATCCAAAAGGCTGTTTCTAAAGAGGAACTTCACCAAAAACAGTTAAGCACTGGAATACTGCAGAATCATGGACAAGACATTCAAGAAATGTCCATAGGACATTGCAAGAAAGATAATATGGATGAGCCACAATTTGTTGGTTCAATGGAACCTGAAACTTTTGATTCATGTATTGGCAAATCTGATCGACAAGTAAAAGATACTAATTTATCTGTCCCTCCCAGTTCAGTTTCATCAGCTATCACTTTGGGAGAAAATTCGGTGGAACTTATTGGCATGACCTTTCATAAGAAACCCCCTCTGTTGAACCAGACTGTTGGGACATTGGACACTCCCATGTCATATGCCAACATTGCCCAGCGCAATTTTCTTCAGGGAGAAGAAAGTTTTGAAAGAACatcag CTGTTCAGAGACAACTTATTGAAGAATTCCCCCCATTTTTTGGGAAGGACTGCCTGGTAGATGGAGATATTCAGAAGAAGAGCCCAAGTAGTAATGAGTTGGATCATCATGAATGTGTTATAGGTGTCCCTACCCACTACCAAAATGATGGCTCTTACTTATACATGTTGACACCTGTGTTTTCACCCCCATCTGCAGATACTGTTTCTAGATGGCTATTGCATGATAACTCAG TTGATGATTTAGGAGAACACACTAAAGCAGTGTCAGTGGACTCACCATCTCcaaaag GCTTTTCTGGCAGTCAGATTAGTTCACAAGGTTCTTTGATTGATGAAAAGCATTCACCACAATGTGGTTCAGTATTCAGAGCAGATCATGTTATGGATGAGCAAAAACAACAAAGCCATAAGGATCTCATTACTGAAATAAATCCTTGTGTTGTGGGTGAAAATGCAATAGGCCAGATTGAATATAATATTGTGAAGCAGGAAGAATGCTCTGATTGTCCACTGGATATCTCACAGATTTCTGGTCCTGATGGCAAATCAAAGCCCACACCTCTGAGTCAAATTGGATTCCAAGATCCAGCAAGTTTTGGTGGGGGTCAACAGCTAACATTGTTAAGTATAGAG GTTCAAGCAGAAACAAGAGGCGACTTACGACCTGACCCTCGATTTGATGCCGTCAACATTATAGTTCTTGCTTTTCAGGAAGATAATGATTCCAGCTTGGATGTTTATGTGCTATTGCGAAGTGACACTGATCATCATAG TAATCTTAATGGAATATCTGGTTGCAAAATGTTAGTTTCTTTGGAAGAGAAGCAGTTATTCAGTCATTTCATGAATATCATTTGTTCAACTGATCCGGATATATTAATTGGTTGGGACATTCAAGGCAGTTCTCTTGGCTTTCTGGCTGAAAGAGCCATACATCTGGGCATCAATTTGCTTAATTGCATATCTCGTATATCAACCAAAACTAAGGTGGCTGCTAAAGAGTCATCTCTGTCTGAAGGTGGACTTCCAGAACCTGTGGACACCGAATCAATTCCACTTGAAGACCCAGTGATTGAGGATGAATGGGGTCGGACTCATGCTAGTGGTATTCATGTTGGTGGTAGAGTTGTCCTCAATGTTTGGCGGCTGATGCGTGGTGAACTTAAACTTAATATGTACACGGTGGAAGCTGTAACTGAAGCTGTTCTCAGGCGAAAAGTTCCATCAATTCCATATAAGGTATTGGCAAGATGGTTTTCAAGTGGTCCTGGGCAAGCAAGGTACCGATGTATCGAATATATGGTGGGAAGAGCAAATCTGAACCTGGAGATAATAAATCAACTTGACATG ATAAACCGAACTTCTGAACTTGCCCGTATATTTGGGATAGACTTTTTCTCTGTTCTTTCTCGGGGTTCACAGTATCGTGTTGAATCTATGTTTCTGAGATTAGCGCACACACAAAATTATGTGGCCATTTCTCCTGGGAGCCAACAG GTTGCTTCTCAACCAGCAATGGAATGCTTACCTCTTGTAATGGAGCCAGAATCTGGTTTCTATATGGATCCAGTCgttgttttggattttcagtCCCTGTATCCATCAATGATAATTGCTTACAATCTCTGTTTCTGCACATGCCTTGGGAATATAATGCCTTCAAAAGCAAACACACTTGGAGTTAGTTCATATTCTCCAGATCTACATGTTCTACGGAGCCTTAAGGATGAAATTTTACTCACTCCTAATGGTGTTATGTATGTTCCTTCAAAG GTCCGTAAAGGTGTACTACCACGTCTATTGGAGGAAATATTATCTACTAGAATTATGGTGAAACAAGCAATGAAGAAATTGGCCTCTTCACAGCAAGTTCTTCGCAGG ATATTTAATGCAAGACAGCTTGCTCTAAAGCTAATAGCAAATGTGACGTATGGCTACACAGCTGCTGGATTTAGTGGACGCATGCCTTGTGCAGAACTTGCAGATAGCATTGTTCAATGTGGCcgcagaacacttgaaaatgCTATATCATTTGTAAATTCACATGATAAATGGAAGGCTGAAGTAATTTATGGTGACACAGATAG TATGTTTGTTCTCCTAAGAGGACGCTCTATTAAAGAAGCATTTGAAATTGGGAATGATATTGCATCGGCAGTAACTGCAGCTAATCCAAACCCAGTTACATTGAAGATGGAGAAGGTCTATCATCCTTGCTTCCTCCTTACAAAGAAGCGCTATGTGGGTTATAGTTATGAGAACCCTGACCAAGTTAAACCTATATTTGATGCTAAAGGTATTGAGACAGTTCGCAGAGATACATGCCCAGCTGTAGCCAAGATAATGGAGCAATCTTTGAGGATTTTTTTTGAGCACAAGGATATCCACAAG GTTAAAGCATACTTGCTCCGTCAGTGGACACGGATTTTATCTGGCAGGGTTTCTCTTCAAGATTTTGTTTTTGCAAAGGAGGTCCGTTTAGGTGCCTACAGTTCAAGGACTTCTTCATCACTTCCACCTGCTGCAATTGTGGCAACTAAAGCAATGAGAGTTGATCCAAGGGCAGAGCCACGATATGCAGAACGAATACCATATGTTGTAGTCCATGGGGAACCCGGGTCGCGTCTGGTTGATATGGTAGTGGATCCCCTGGATCTTCTGGCCATTAATTCCCCTTTCAGATTAAATGATACCTATTACATCACTAAACAGATCATACCAGCTTTGCAGCGGGTATTTGGACTTGTTGGAGCTGACCTGAATCAATGGTTTTCAGATATGCCTCGCCCTGTTCGGGAATTTGTGGCTAAACGCCATTCTTTTCCTCCAAGTTCACATCGGACTAGAATAGATTATTACTATCTCTCAAAGCATTGTATCCTTTGTGGTGACTTGGTCCAGGGTGCTGCCCATTTATGTGGGAAATGTTCAAAAAACAAAGCAGCTTCTGTGACAGCTATTGTCGGAAGAACCTCAAAGTTGGAAAAGGAGATCCAACACCTCGCTGCT ATTTGTCGGCATTGTGGAGGCGGGGACTGGCTTCTGGAGAGCGGTGTAAAATGCACATCGCTGGCATGCTCAGTTTTCTATGAGAGGCGGAAAGTTCAGAAAGAGCTGCAGTCTCTCTCCTCCATTGCAACAGATGCAGGCTTATACCCAAGATGCATGGTCGAGTGGTTTTGA
- the LOC127801440 gene encoding DNA polymerase zeta catalytic subunit isoform X1, with protein sequence MEDSQPQPSQNNVFSVRIVSIDYYMAAPIPDLDICYSSFQGGKVNEVPVIRIYGSTPAGQKTCLHIHRALPYLYIPFADLMLESVQEGDACTQLISLSLEKVLKLKASAGLKRQHVHGCSLVRARRFYGYHSSEELFVKIYLYHPHDVSRAANLLLGGAVLDRSFQPHESHIPFLLQFLVDYNLYGMAHLHASKMKFRHPVPNASGRERYRCNETRLGRDNPTYTSEGFQADSRGDESLRSPIWISSTVPDGWIWECQCQLESSSCEDVHHVKRQSTCELEGDITVDEILNQQFKMYSSLSQTRSDLKMVQSLIPIWEEYERTGVHDVALASDPEKPLPKDVLRTLSLGLDEFECKFVEHCKETANDLPCTQSEKVLTRYSTVEGTMVEVGLCDMKEAGGEALKCLKLGSKTGMVLPPDLPCEHDNIIVPGEGKLLYPKQLLASDMQPTTTKTTMQSSDVKVVDKEAMGLLGWLASSQAAEDINSDDDLACETILTPLLPATTIDKVLEKANMDFESESQQECKDILDSVENLIDFEVIGERTSSTNHNYLNQSSSGIPQMDGSADDQNSIPDNDKSSMEISNEIKRFLDDDVQQVTRASLTSSSKRSKPLWGSLPFSSKQEMNDVVQPPSKCYNEMNKHKFTGSIVGNDADIVYVSKEESTLVGCSVRDLMRKKRCFHSEPSEFESQGIQKAVSKEELHQKQLSTGILQNHGQDIQEMSIGHCKKDNMDEPQFVGSMEPETFDSCIGKSDRQVKDTNLSVPPSSVSSAITLGENSVELIGMTFHKKPPLLNQTVGTLDTPMSYANIAQRNFLQGEESFERTSAVQRQLIEEFPPFFGKDCLVDGDIQKKSPSSNELDHHECVIGVPTHYQNDGSYLYMLTPVFSPPSADTVSRWLLHDNSVDDLGEHTKAVSVDSPSPKGFSGSQISSQGSLIDEKHSPQCGSVFRADHVMDEQKQQSHKDLITEINPCVVGENAIGQIEYNIVKQEECSDCPLDISQISGPDGKSKPTPLSQIGFQDPASFGGGQQLTLLSIEVQAETRGDLRPDPRFDAVNIIVLAFQEDNDSSLDVYVLLRSDTDHHSNLNGISGCKMLVSLEEKQLFSHFMNIICSTDPDILIGWDIQGSSLGFLAERAIHLGINLLNCISRISTKTKVAAKESSLSEGGLPEPVDTESIPLEDPVIEDEWGRTHASGIHVGGRVVLNVWRLMRGELKLNMYTVEAVTEAVLRRKVPSIPYKVLARWFSSGPGQARYRCIEYMVGRANLNLEIINQLDMINRTSELARIFGIDFFSVLSRGSQYRVESMFLRLAHTQNYVAISPGSQQVASQPAMECLPLVMEPESGFYMDPVVVLDFQSLYPSMIIAYNLCFCTCLGNIMPSKANTLGVSSYSPDLHVLRSLKDEILLTPNGVMYVPSKVRKGVLPRLLEEILSTRIMVKQAMKKLASSQQVLRRIFNARQLALKLIANVTYGYTAAGFSGRMPCAELADSIVQCGRRTLENAISFVNSHDKWKAEVIYGDTDSMFVLLRGRSIKEAFEIGNDIASAVTAANPNPVTLKMEKVYHPCFLLTKKRYVGYSYENPDQVKPIFDAKGIETVRRDTCPAVAKIMEQSLRIFFEHKDIHKVKAYLLRQWTRILSGRVSLQDFVFAKEVRLGAYSSRTSSSLPPAAIVATKAMRVDPRAEPRYAERIPYVVVHGEPGSRLVDMVVDPLDLLAINSPFRLNDTYYITKQIIPALQRVFGLVGADLNQWFSDMPRPVREFVAKRHSFPPSSHRTRIDYYYLSKHCILCGDLVQGAAHLCGKCSKNKAASVTAIVGRTSKLEKEIQHLAAICRHCGGGDWLLESGVKCTSLACSVFYERRKVQKELQSLSSIATDAGLYPRCMVEWF encoded by the exons GTTGACTATAATTTGTACGGCATGGCTCACCTACATGCGTCAAAGATGAAGTTCCGTCATCCTGTCCCAAATGCTTCTGGTCGGGAAAGGTATCGCTGCAATGAGACTAGACTGGGGAGAGATAATCCAACTTACACATCTGAAGGTTTTCAG GCAGATTCCCGTGGAGATGAATCATTGCGTTCACCAATTTGGATCTCATCCACTGTTCCAGATGGCTGGATCTGGGAATGTCAATGCCAACTTGAATCTTCATCCTGTGAAGATGTCCACCATGTTAAACGGCAAAGCACCTGTGAACTTGAGGGTGATATTACTGTAGATG AGATACTTAATCAGCAGTTTAAGATGTactcatctctctctcaaacacGTTCAGATTTGAAAATGGTTCAGTCACTGATACCAATTTGGGAG GAGTATGAGAGGACTGGGGTGCATGACGTAGCATTAGCTTCTGATCCTGAAAAACCACTTCCAAAAGACGTCTTAAGGACTCTCTCCCTTGGGCTTGATGAATTTGAATGTAAatttgttgaacattgcaaGGAAACAGCAAATGATTTGCCTTGCACACAATCTGAGAAAGTGCTAACGAGATATTCAACCGTTGAGGGAACTATGGTCGAAGTTGGGCTCTGTGACATGAAAGAAGCTGGTGGAGAAGCtttgaaatgtttgaaattaGGTAGCAAAACAGGGATGGTGTTGCCACCGGATTTGCCCTGTGAACATGACAATATTATTGTACCTGGAGAGGGAAAATTGTTGTATCCTAAACAATTGCTTGCCAGTGACATGCaaccaacaacaacaaaaacaacaatgcAAAGTTCTGATGTGAAG GTTGTGGATAAGGAGGCAATGGGGCTCCTGGGTTGGCTTGCCTCCTCTCAGGCTGCAGAAGATATAAACTCTGATGATGACTTAGCTTGTGAAACTATTTTGACTCCTCTGTTACCTGCAACAACCATTGATAAGGTGTTGGAAAAAGCTAATATGGATTTTGAAAGTGAATCTCAACAGGAATGCAAAGACATTCTTGATTCAGTTGAAAATTTAATTGACTTTGAAGTCATAGGAGAAAGAACTTCTTCCACGAATCATAATTATTTGAACCAATCTTCATCAGGGATACCCCAAATGGATGGTTCTGCTGACGATCAAAATTCTATACCTGATAATGACAAGTCTTCGATGGAAATATCCAATGAAATTAAGAGGTTTCTTGATGATGATGTGCAACAAGTAACTCGTGCAAGCTTGACCAGTTCAAGCAAAAGAAGTAAGCCACTATGGGGTTCTTTACCATTTTCATCTAAGCAAGAGATGAATGATGTTGTACAACCTCCTAGTAAATGCTACAATGAAATGAACAAACACAAGTTTACAGGTTCTATAGTGGGAAATGATGCAGATATAGTTTATGTGTCAAAGGAAGAAAGTACACTAGTTGGATGTTCTGTGCGTGATTTGATGAGGAAAAAGCGATGTTTCCACTCAGAGCCTTCTGAATTTGAGAGTCAAGGGATCCAAAAGGCTGTTTCTAAAGAGGAACTTCACCAAAAACAGTTAAGCACTGGAATACTGCAGAATCATGGACAAGACATTCAAGAAATGTCCATAGGACATTGCAAGAAAGATAATATGGATGAGCCACAATTTGTTGGTTCAATGGAACCTGAAACTTTTGATTCATGTATTGGCAAATCTGATCGACAAGTAAAAGATACTAATTTATCTGTCCCTCCCAGTTCAGTTTCATCAGCTATCACTTTGGGAGAAAATTCGGTGGAACTTATTGGCATGACCTTTCATAAGAAACCCCCTCTGTTGAACCAGACTGTTGGGACATTGGACACTCCCATGTCATATGCCAACATTGCCCAGCGCAATTTTCTTCAGGGAGAAGAAAGTTTTGAAAGAACatcag CTGTTCAGAGACAACTTATTGAAGAATTCCCCCCATTTTTTGGGAAGGACTGCCTGGTAGATGGAGATATTCAGAAGAAGAGCCCAAGTAGTAATGAGTTGGATCATCATGAATGTGTTATAGGTGTCCCTACCCACTACCAAAATGATGGCTCTTACTTATACATGTTGACACCTGTGTTTTCACCCCCATCTGCAGATACTGTTTCTAGATGGCTATTGCATGATAACTCAG TTGATGATTTAGGAGAACACACTAAAGCAGTGTCAGTGGACTCACCATCTCcaaaag GCTTTTCTGGCAGTCAGATTAGTTCACAAGGTTCTTTGATTGATGAAAAGCATTCACCACAATGTGGTTCAGTATTCAGAGCAGATCATGTTATGGATGAGCAAAAACAACAAAGCCATAAGGATCTCATTACTGAAATAAATCCTTGTGTTGTGGGTGAAAATGCAATAGGCCAGATTGAATATAATATTGTGAAGCAGGAAGAATGCTCTGATTGTCCACTGGATATCTCACAGATTTCTGGTCCTGATGGCAAATCAAAGCCCACACCTCTGAGTCAAATTGGATTCCAAGATCCAGCAAGTTTTGGTGGGGGTCAACAGCTAACATTGTTAAGTATAGAG GTTCAAGCAGAAACAAGAGGCGACTTACGACCTGACCCTCGATTTGATGCCGTCAACATTATAGTTCTTGCTTTTCAGGAAGATAATGATTCCAGCTTGGATGTTTATGTGCTATTGCGAAGTGACACTGATCATCATAG TAATCTTAATGGAATATCTGGTTGCAAAATGTTAGTTTCTTTGGAAGAGAAGCAGTTATTCAGTCATTTCATGAATATCATTTGTTCAACTGATCCGGATATATTAATTGGTTGGGACATTCAAGGCAGTTCTCTTGGCTTTCTGGCTGAAAGAGCCATACATCTGGGCATCAATTTGCTTAATTGCATATCTCGTATATCAACCAAAACTAAGGTGGCTGCTAAAGAGTCATCTCTGTCTGAAGGTGGACTTCCAGAACCTGTGGACACCGAATCAATTCCACTTGAAGACCCAGTGATTGAGGATGAATGGGGTCGGACTCATGCTAGTGGTATTCATGTTGGTGGTAGAGTTGTCCTCAATGTTTGGCGGCTGATGCGTGGTGAACTTAAACTTAATATGTACACGGTGGAAGCTGTAACTGAAGCTGTTCTCAGGCGAAAAGTTCCATCAATTCCATATAAGGTATTGGCAAGATGGTTTTCAAGTGGTCCTGGGCAAGCAAGGTACCGATGTATCGAATATATGGTGGGAAGAGCAAATCTGAACCTGGAGATAATAAATCAACTTGACATG ATAAACCGAACTTCTGAACTTGCCCGTATATTTGGGATAGACTTTTTCTCTGTTCTTTCTCGGGGTTCACAGTATCGTGTTGAATCTATGTTTCTGAGATTAGCGCACACACAAAATTATGTGGCCATTTCTCCTGGGAGCCAACAG GTTGCTTCTCAACCAGCAATGGAATGCTTACCTCTTGTAATGGAGCCAGAATCTGGTTTCTATATGGATCCAGTCgttgttttggattttcagtCCCTGTATCCATCAATGATAATTGCTTACAATCTCTGTTTCTGCACATGCCTTGGGAATATAATGCCTTCAAAAGCAAACACACTTGGAGTTAGTTCATATTCTCCAGATCTACATGTTCTACGGAGCCTTAAGGATGAAATTTTACTCACTCCTAATGGTGTTATGTATGTTCCTTCAAAG GTCCGTAAAGGTGTACTACCACGTCTATTGGAGGAAATATTATCTACTAGAATTATGGTGAAACAAGCAATGAAGAAATTGGCCTCTTCACAGCAAGTTCTTCGCAGG ATATTTAATGCAAGACAGCTTGCTCTAAAGCTAATAGCAAATGTGACGTATGGCTACACAGCTGCTGGATTTAGTGGACGCATGCCTTGTGCAGAACTTGCAGATAGCATTGTTCAATGTGGCcgcagaacacttgaaaatgCTATATCATTTGTAAATTCACATGATAAATGGAAGGCTGAAGTAATTTATGGTGACACAGATAG TATGTTTGTTCTCCTAAGAGGACGCTCTATTAAAGAAGCATTTGAAATTGGGAATGATATTGCATCGGCAGTAACTGCAGCTAATCCAAACCCAGTTACATTGAAGATGGAGAAGGTCTATCATCCTTGCTTCCTCCTTACAAAGAAGCGCTATGTGGGTTATAGTTATGAGAACCCTGACCAAGTTAAACCTATATTTGATGCTAAAGGTATTGAGACAGTTCGCAGAGATACATGCCCAGCTGTAGCCAAGATAATGGAGCAATCTTTGAGGATTTTTTTTGAGCACAAGGATATCCACAAG GTTAAAGCATACTTGCTCCGTCAGTGGACACGGATTTTATCTGGCAGGGTTTCTCTTCAAGATTTTGTTTTTGCAAAGGAGGTCCGTTTAGGTGCCTACAGTTCAAGGACTTCTTCATCACTTCCACCTGCTGCAATTGTGGCAACTAAAGCAATGAGAGTTGATCCAAGGGCAGAGCCACGATATGCAGAACGAATACCATATGTTGTAGTCCATGGGGAACCCGGGTCGCGTCTGGTTGATATGGTAGTGGATCCCCTGGATCTTCTGGCCATTAATTCCCCTTTCAGATTAAATGATACCTATTACATCACTAAACAGATCATACCAGCTTTGCAGCGGGTATTTGGACTTGTTGGAGCTGACCTGAATCAATGGTTTTCAGATATGCCTCGCCCTGTTCGGGAATTTGTGGCTAAACGCCATTCTTTTCCTCCAAGTTCACATCGGACTAGAATAGATTATTACTATCTCTCAAAGCATTGTATCCTTTGTGGTGACTTGGTCCAGGGTGCTGCCCATTTATGTGGGAAATGTTCAAAAAACAAAGCAGCTTCTGTGACAGCTATTGTCGGAAGAACCTCAAAGTTGGAAAAGGAGATCCAACACCTCGCTGCT ATTTGTCGGCATTGTGGAGGCGGGGACTGGCTTCTGGAGAGCGGTGTAAAATGCACATCGCTGGCATGCTCAGTTTTCTATGAGAGGCGGAAAGTTCAGAAAGAGCTGCAGTCTCTCTCCTCCATTGCAACAGATGCAGGCTTATACCCAAGATGCATGGTCGAGTGGTTTTGA